The following proteins are co-located in the Mus caroli chromosome 7, CAROLI_EIJ_v1.1, whole genome shotgun sequence genome:
- the Dedd2 gene encoding DNA-binding death effector domain-containing protein 2 isoform X1 has translation MIGGADGRLRNVLHTGVARSIEIWEEGRGGRTCASWAKEEERGDAGVIIEKVPERSKTSGCGRRPEVIGRWNLALVLSLFRTPPLGMALSGSTPAPSWEEDECLDYYGMLSLHRMFEVVGGQLTECELELLAFLLDEAPGAPGGLARARSGLELLLELERRGQCDESNLRLLSQLLRVLARHDLLPHLARKRRRPVSPERYSYGNPSSSSKRTEDSCRRRRQASSSLDSPQSQWDTGSPPTKRQRRSRGRPSSGARQRRRAGLAASQQHQELGRPSSEGKVTCDIRLRVRAEYCEHGPALEQGVASRRPQALARQLDVFGQATAVLRSRDLGSVVCDIKFSELSYLDAFWGDYLSGALLQALRGVFLTEALREAVGREAVRLLVSVDEADYEAGRRRLLLMEEEGGRRGTEAS, from the exons ATGATAGGAGGTGCTGATGGACGCCTTCGGAATGTGCTGCACACAGGGGTGGCAAGGTCTATTGAGATTTGGGAAGAG GGGCGTGGCGGTCGCACCTGCGCGAGTTGGGCGAAAGAGGAGGAGCGAGGTGACGCAGGCGTAATAATAGAGAAGGTGCCAGAAAGATCCAAAACAAGTGGCTGCGGCCGTCGCCCAGAAGTCATCGGACGCTGGAATCTG GCCCTGGTTCTGAGCTTGTTCCGCACCCCTCCCCTGGGAATGGCGTTGTCCGGGTCGACCCCGGCCCCGAGCTGGGAGGAGGATGAGTGTTTGGATTACTACGGCATGCTGTCGCTTCACCGTATGTTCGAGGTAGTGGGCGGGCAGCTGACCGAGTGCGAACTGGAGCTCCTGGCCTTCCTGCTGGATGAGGCCCCCGGCGCCCCCGGCGGCCTGGCCCGCGCCCGCAGCGGCCTGGAGCTGCTTCTGGAGCTGGAACGCCGCGGGCAGTGCGACGAGAGCAACCTGCGGCTGCTGAGCCAACTCCTGCGCGTGCTAGCCCGTCACGACCTCCTGCCACATCTGGCGCGCAAGCGGCGCCGGCCAG TGTCCCCTGAGCGATACAGCTATGGCAATCCCAGCTCTTCTTCcaagaggacagaggacagttGCCGGCGTCGGCGACAGGCGAGCAGTTCTTTGGATTCTCCTCAGAGTCAGTGGGACACAG GCTCCCCACCAACCAAGCGGCAGCGGCGGAGTCGGGGCCGCCCTAGCAGTGGTGCCCGGCAGCGGCGGAGAGCAGGCCTGGCAGCCTCGCAGCAGCACCAGGAGTTGGGCAGGCCCTCCTCAGAAGGCAAGGTGACCTGTG ACATCCGGCTCCGGGTTCGGGCAGAGTACTGCGAGCATGGGCCAGCCTTGGAGCAGGGTGTGGCATCCCGGAGACCTCAGGCGTTGGCCAGGCAGCTAGATGTGTTTGGACAAGCCACTGCTGTGCTACGGTCAAGGGACCTGGGCTCTGTGGTGTGTGACATCAAGTTCTCAGAGCTGTCTTATCTGGACGCCTTCTGGGGTGACTACCTGAGTGGCGCCCTGCTGCAGGCCCTTCGGGGCGTGTTCCTGACTGAGGCTTTGCGGGAGGCCGTGGGCCGAGAGGCCGTCCGCTTGCTGGTCAGTGTGGACGAGGCTGACTATGAGGCTGGCCGGCGTCGCCTGTTGctgatggaggaggaaggagggcgGCGTGGGACAGAGGCCTCCTGA
- the Dedd2 gene encoding DNA-binding death effector domain-containing protein 2 isoform X2 codes for MALSGSTPAPSWEEDECLDYYGMLSLHRMFEVVGGQLTECELELLAFLLDEAPGAPGGLARARSGLELLLELERRGQCDESNLRLLSQLLRVLARHDLLPHLARKRRRPVSPERYSYGNPSSSSKRTEDSCRRRRQASSSLDSPQSQWDTGSPPTKRQRRSRGRPSSGARQRRRAGLAASQQHQELGRPSSEGKVTCDIRLRVRAEYCEHGPALEQGVASRRPQALARQLDVFGQATAVLRSRDLGSVVCDIKFSELSYLDAFWGDYLSGALLQALRGVFLTEALREAVGREAVRLLVSVDEADYEAGRRRLLLMEEEGGRRGTEAS; via the exons ATGGCGTTGTCCGGGTCGACCCCGGCCCCGAGCTGGGAGGAGGATGAGTGTTTGGATTACTACGGCATGCTGTCGCTTCACCGTATGTTCGAGGTAGTGGGCGGGCAGCTGACCGAGTGCGAACTGGAGCTCCTGGCCTTCCTGCTGGATGAGGCCCCCGGCGCCCCCGGCGGCCTGGCCCGCGCCCGCAGCGGCCTGGAGCTGCTTCTGGAGCTGGAACGCCGCGGGCAGTGCGACGAGAGCAACCTGCGGCTGCTGAGCCAACTCCTGCGCGTGCTAGCCCGTCACGACCTCCTGCCACATCTGGCGCGCAAGCGGCGCCGGCCAG TGTCCCCTGAGCGATACAGCTATGGCAATCCCAGCTCTTCTTCcaagaggacagaggacagttGCCGGCGTCGGCGACAGGCGAGCAGTTCTTTGGATTCTCCTCAGAGTCAGTGGGACACAG GCTCCCCACCAACCAAGCGGCAGCGGCGGAGTCGGGGCCGCCCTAGCAGTGGTGCCCGGCAGCGGCGGAGAGCAGGCCTGGCAGCCTCGCAGCAGCACCAGGAGTTGGGCAGGCCCTCCTCAGAAGGCAAGGTGACCTGTG ACATCCGGCTCCGGGTTCGGGCAGAGTACTGCGAGCATGGGCCAGCCTTGGAGCAGGGTGTGGCATCCCGGAGACCTCAGGCGTTGGCCAGGCAGCTAGATGTGTTTGGACAAGCCACTGCTGTGCTACGGTCAAGGGACCTGGGCTCTGTGGTGTGTGACATCAAGTTCTCAGAGCTGTCTTATCTGGACGCCTTCTGGGGTGACTACCTGAGTGGCGCCCTGCTGCAGGCCCTTCGGGGCGTGTTCCTGACTGAGGCTTTGCGGGAGGCCGTGGGCCGAGAGGCCGTCCGCTTGCTGGTCAGTGTGGACGAGGCTGACTATGAGGCTGGCCGGCGTCGCCTGTTGctgatggaggaggaaggagggcgGCGTGGGACAGAGGCCTCCTGA
- the Znf526 gene encoding zinc finger protein 526, whose translation MAEMVAEATEIPTQSSGAVEISPTVSGELAEMVTAVTEMTSGEALASSLFFQHHQFMCSECGSLYNTLEEVLSHQEQHLLTVSEEETLTTQDAGLEPELVPSTGEGPFQCGECSQLILSPSELLAHQDAHLQESASQIQYQCGDCQELFPSPELWVAHRKTQHLSSAADEPPSPLPPPTPPPLPPPPPPPPPEVKMEPYECPECSTLCATPEEFLEHQGTHFDSLEKEEHNGLEEEEEDEEEGEEEDYDDEETDEEEASSELTADDTGGDKSTADSAQSCGDCPQHCTSSGARRKHRRASHGPASATHAFHCSQCQRSFSSANRLVAHGRAHVGGTHECTTCSKVFKKAASLEQHQRLHRGEARYLCVDCGRGFGTELTLVAHRRAHTANPLHRCRCGKTFSNMTKFLYHRRTHTGKSGTPTRVATVSPAPAEPTPPPPPPPAQLPCPQCPKSFASASRLSRHRRAVHGPPERRHRCGVCGKGFKKLVHVRNHLRTHTGERPFQCHSCGKTFASLANLSRHQLTHTGVRPYQCLDCGKRFTQSSNLQQHRRLHLRPVAFARAPRLPITGLYNKSPYYCGTCGRWFRAMAGLRLHQRVHARARSLTLQPPRSPSPVPPPPPEPQQTIMCTELGETIAIIETSQPLALEDTLQLCQAALGASEASGLLQLDTAFV comes from the coding sequence ATGGCAGAGATGGTGGCAGAGGCAACTGAGATACCAACACAATCATCAGGAGCAGTGGAAATCTCACCCACCGTGTCAGGAGAGCTGGCAGAGATGGTGACAGCGGTGACTGAGATGACCTCTGGAGAGGCCCTTGCCTCGTCCCTCTTCTTCCAGCACCACCAGTTCATGTGCTCTGAGTGTGGCAGCCTCTACAACACCCTGGAGGAAGTCCTCTCCCACCAGGAACAACACCTGCTCACCGTGTCAGAGGAGGAAACGCTGACCACCCAGGACGCAGGCCTGGAGCCTGAGCTAGTGCCTAGCACTGGGGAAGGACCCTTCCAGTGTGGTGAATGCAGCCAGCTCATCCTCTCTCCCAGCGAGCTCCTCGCCCACCAGGATGCCCACCTGCAGGAGTCTGCAAGCCAGATCCAGTACCAGTGTGGAGACTGCCAAGAGCTCTTCCCCTCACCTGAGCTGTGGGTAGCTCATCGCAAAACTCAGCACCTTTCCAGTGCAGCGGACGAGCCACCGTCTCCTTTGCCTcccccaacaccaccaccactaccaccaccaccaccaccaccaccaccagaagtCAAGATGGAACCCTACGAGTGTCCTGAGTGTTCCACCCTCTGTGCCACCCCTGAGGAGTTCTTGGAGCATCAGGGCACCCACTTTGACTCCctggagaaagaagagcacaATGGgttagaagaggaggaggaggatgaggaagagggggaggaggaagactaCGATGATGAAGAGACGGATGAGGAGGAAGCATCCTCAGAGCTCACTGCTGATGACACGGGAGGCGACAAGTCCACGGCTGACTCAGCTCAGAGCTGTGGGGATTGTCCACAGCACTGTACCTCTTCAGGGGCACGCCGCAAACACCGAAGGGCATCTCACGGCCCAGCCTCAGCCACCCATGCCTTCCACTGCAGCCAGTGTCAGCGCAGCTTCAGCTCAGCGAACCGGCTGGTGGCTCACGGCCGGGCCCACGTGGGTGGCACCCATGAGTGTACCACTTGCTCTAAGGTCTTCAAGAAGGCTGCCTCTCTGGAGCAGCACCAGCGGCTGCACCGTGGGGAAGCCCGCTATCTCTGTGTGGACTGTGGCCGTGGCTTTGGCACTGAGCTCACACTGGTGGCCCATAGACGGGCCCATACTGCCAACCCACTGCACCGCTGTCGCTGTGGCAAGACCTTCAGCAACATGACCAAGTTCCTGTACCACCGACGAACTCACACTGGGAAAAGCGGAACCCCCACCAGGGTAGCAACGGTCTCCCCAGCTCCAGCTGAGCCcacgcccccacccccgcccccacctgcCCAGCTGCCCTGTCCACAGTGCCCCAAGTCCTTCGCCTCAGCCTCCAGGCTGTCCAGGCACCGGCGCGCAGTACATGGCCCCCCTGAACGCCGACATAGGTGTGGGGTCTGCGGCAAGGGCTTCAAGAAGCTCGTCCATGTGCGCAACCATTTGCGGACACACACGGGTGAGAGGCCCTTCCAGTGTCACTCCTGCGGCAAGACCTTTGCTTCTTTAGCCAACCTCAGCCGCCACCAGCTGACCCACACAGGAGTGCGTCCCTACCAATGCCTGGACTGTGGCAAGCGCTTTACACAGAGCTCCAACCTGCAGCAGCACCGGCGGCTACACCTTCGGCCTGTGGCCTTTGCACGTGCCCCTCGCCTTCCCATCACGGGTCTCTACAACAAGAGCCCCTACTACTGTGGGACCTGCGGCCGCTGGTTCCGCGCCATGGCAGGCCTTCGGCTGCATCAGAGGGTCCATGCCCGAGCAAGGAGTTTGACCCTGCAGCCTCCCAGATCACCCTCTCcggtcccacccccaccccctgaacCTCAGCAGACTATCATGTGCACAGAGCTTGGGGAGACCATCGCCATCATTGAGACATCCCAGCCGCTGGCACTGGAGGACACACTGCAGCTATGCCAGGCAGCACTGGGGGCCAGTGAGGCAAGCGGACTGTTGCAGTTGGACACAGCCTTTGTATGA
- the Gsk3a gene encoding glycogen synthase kinase-3 alpha gives MSGGGPSGGGPGGSGRARTSSFAEPGGGGGGGGGGPGGSASGPGGTGGGKASVGAMGGGVGASSSGGGPSGSGGGGSGGPGAGTSFPPPGVKLGRDSGKVTTVVATVGQGPERSQEVAYTDIKVIGNGSFGVVYQARLAETRELVAIKKVLQDKRFKNRELQIMRKLDHCNIVRLRYFFYSSGEKKDELYLNLVLEYVPETVYRVARHFTKAKLIIPIIYVKVYMYQLFRSLAYIHSQGVCHRDIKPQNLLVDPDTAVLKLCDFGSAKQLVRGEPNVSYICSRYYRAPELIFGATDYTSSIDVWSAGCVLAELLLGQPIFPGDSGVDQLVEIIKVLGTPTREQIREMNPNYTEFKFPQIKAHPWTKVFKSRTPPEAIALCSSLLEYTPSSRLSPLEACAHSFFDELRSLGAQLPNDRPLPPLFNFSPGELSIQPSLNAILIPPHLRSPAGPASSLTTTYTPSSQALTEAQTGQDWQPSDATTATLASSS, from the exons ATGAGCGGCGGCGGGCCTTCGGGAGGCGGCCCTGGGGGCTCGGGCCGGGCGCGGACCAGCTCGTTCGCGGAGCcaggaggcggaggcggaggtgGTGGCGGCGGCCCCGGGGGCTCGGCCTCTGGCCCAGGAGGCACTGGCGGCGGGAAAGCGTCAGTCGGGGCTATGGGTGGGGGCGTGGGAGCCTCGAGTTCCGGGGGTGGCCCCAGCGGCAGCGGCGGAGGAGGCAGCGGTGGCCCCGGCGCGGGCACTAGCTTCCCGCCGCCGGGAGTGAAGCTGGGCC GTGACAGCGGGAAGGTGACCACAGTGGTAGCCACTGTAGGCCAAGGCCCAGAGCGTTCCCAAGAAGTGGCTTACACTGACATCAAAGTGATTGGTAATGGCTCATTCGGAGTAGTATACCAGGCACGGCTGGCAGAGACGAGGGAGCTGGTGGCCATCAAGAAGGTTCTTCAGGACAAAAGGTTCAAG AACCGAGAACTGCAGATTATGCGTAAGCTGGACCACTGCAATATCGTGAGGCTGCGGTACTTCTTCTACTCCAGTGGGGAGAAG AAGGATGAGCTGTATTTGAATCTGGTGCTGGAGTATGTGCCCGAGACGGTGTACCGAGTGGCCCGCCACTTCACCAAGGCCAAGCTGATCATCCCTATCATCTACGTCaag GTGTACATGTACCAGCTCTTCCGGAGCTTGGCCTACATCCACTCCCAAGGTGTGTGTCACCGTGACATCAAGCCCCAGAATTTGCTTGTGGACCCCGACACTGCTGTCCTCAAGCTCTGCGACTTTGGCAG TGCAAAGCAGCTGGTTCGGGGGGAGCCCAATGTGTCCTACATCTGCTCTCGGTACTACCGTGCTCCAGAACTCATCTTTGGAGCCACAGATTACACCTCGTCCATCG ATGTGTGGTCGGCTGGCTGTGTACTGGCTGAGCTACTTCTCGGCCAGCCCATCTTCCCTGGGGACAGTGGGGTGGACCAGCTTGTGGAGATCATCAAG GTACTAGGAACGCCAACCAGGGAACAAATCCGAGAGATGAACCCTAACTATACGGAGTTCAAGTTCCCCCAGATCAAAGCTCACCCTTGGACAAAG GTGTTTAAATCTCGGACACCACCTGAGGCCATTGCACTCTGCTCTAGCCTACTGGAGTACACACCATCCTCAAGGCTCTCCCCACTCGAGGCTTGTGCCCACAGCTTCTTTGATGAACTGCGGAGTCTTGGAGCCCAGCTCCCCAACGACCGCCCTCTTCCCCCCCTGTTCAACTTCAGTCCTGGTG AACTGTCCATCCAACCATCTCTCAATGCCATTCTCATCCCTCCTCACTTGAGGTCCCCAGCAGGCCCTGCTTCTTCCCTCACCACTACCTACACCCCATCCTCACAAG ctTTAACTGAAGCTCAGACTGGCCAAGATTGGCAGCCATCTGATGCCACAACTGCTACCCTCGCTAGCTCTTCCTGA